GCCGCCAGCGGGTCATCGGCGACGGGCTCGCCCAGCGCGTAGGCGGCGTCACGGATGGGCCGGTAGCCGGTGCACCGGCACAGGTTGCCGCTCAGCGCGTGCAGGTCGAAGCCGTTCGGCCCGCGCTCGTGGCCTGCGTCCGTGCGCTCGTCGCCCTCGCGGCCCGGGGGCACGGCGTGCCCGTTGCCGGTGGGGTCGACCGGTGACGTGGCCGGACCACCCGCGGCACAGCGGCCCTCGCGGTAGAACTCCGCGGCCATGCTGCAGACGAAGCCGGGGGTGCAGTAACCGCACTGCGACCCCCCGCGCACGGCCATCTCCTGCTGCACCGGGTGCAGGGCGCCCGGTGCACCCAGGCCCTCGGCGGTGACGACCTCTTGGCCGTCGAGCGCGGCGGCCGGGATGAGGCAGGCGTTGATGGCGGTCCACTCCGTGCCGGCGTCCTCGCCGTCAGCGCCCACCGCGGGGCGGGCGACGAGCACCGAGCAGGCGCCGCACTCCCCCTCGGCACAGCCCTCCTTCGCGCCGGTGAGCCCGCAGCCCCGCAGGAAGTCAAGAGCGTTCTCGTGCGGCGCGATGGCACCCAGGGCACGCGGTGTCCCGTTGATCATCACGTGCAGCGCATCCATGGTCGAGCTCCTCCACACCATTGCGGTCGTCTCATCATCCGCCCAGGACTGCCCTCGCATCACGTGCTCGGGCAGCTGGGGCAAGGTTGAAAAGGGTCTGATCGGGGGAATCGGCGTCGGCTACGGGAACTGGCGGCCGAGTTTCGCGTGTCGGTTGACGTCCTTGTAGAGCAGGTAGCGAAAACGGCCCGGCCCACCGGCGTAGCAAGCCTGGGGGCAGAACGCGCGCAGCCACATGAAGTCGCCCTCCTGCACCTCGACCCAGTCGTTGTTGAGCAGGTAGACCGCCTTGCCCTCGAGGACGTAGAGCCCGTGCTCCATGACGTGCGTCTCGGGGAAGGGGATCACCCCGCCGGGCTCGAAGTTGACGATGTTCACATGCATGTCGTGCCGGACGTCGAGCGGGTCGACGAACCGCTGTGTCGTCCAGCGGCCCTCGGTGCCGGGCATCTCCGCTGCGTCGACAGCCGTCTCCTCGGTGACGAAGGCCCGGGGCACCTCGATGCCCTCGACGCGCTCGTAGGCCTTGCGGATCCAGTGGAACCTCGCCGCCGCCTCGCCGGCGTTGTGCAGGGTCCAGTCCGCTCCCGGCGGGATGAAGGCGTAGCCGCCAGGTCGCATCTCGTGCACCTCGCCTTCGAGGACCAGCCTCACGGCGCCGTCGACGACGAAGAGAACGGCTTCTGCTGCCGGGTCGGGCTCGGGGCGGTCGCTGCCACCTCCCGGGGACACCTCGACGACATACTGCGAGAACGTCTCCGCGAACCCGGACAGTGGCCGCGCGATGATCCACAACCTCGTCTTCTCCCAGAACGGCAGCGCGCTCGTGACGATGTCCCGCATGGTCCCCCGCGGCAGGACGGCATACGCCTCGGTGAAGACCGCGCGGTCGGTCGTGAGCTCGGTCTGGCCTGGCAGGCCCCCGGTCGGCGCGTAGTAACGAGGCGTCATGTCCGTCCCCTCCTCAGGAGCCGCCCGCGCGGCTCCCCGTCGATGTCGATGGGCCTGCCGCGCAGCCACGTGTGCCGGACGGTGCCGGTGAGGGTGCGACCCGCGTAGGCGCTCACCGGGTTCCGGTGGAGCAGCCGCGCTGGGTCCACGATGAACTCGTCGTCGGGAGCGAAGACGACGAGGTCGGCCTGGCAACCCACGGCGATGCGGCCGCGGTCGGCCAGGCCGGCCTGTCGGGCGGGCCCGGCGGCCATCCACCGCACCACGTCGACGAGCGAGTGGCCGCGCCGCCGCGCCTCGGTCCAGACGACCGGGAGCCCGAGCTGGAGCGAGGCGATACCGCCCCAGGCCGCCCCGAAGTCACCGCTGTCGAGCCGCTTGAGCTCGGGCGTGCACGGCGAGTGGTCGGAGACCACCGCCTCGATGGTTCCCTCGGCCAGGCCCTGCCAGAGACGGTCGCGGTTACCGGCCTCGCGGATGGGCGGGCAGCACTTGAACTGCGTCGCGCCGTCGGGGATCTCCTCTGCCGTCAGCGTCAGGTAGTGAGGACACGTCTCCACGGAGAGGCGTACGCCCTCGGCCCGGGCGGCGGCGATCAGCGGGAGCGCATCGGCGTCCGAGAGGTGCAGGACGTGTGCCCGAGCCCCGGTCTCCCGGGCGGCCTCGACCACCTGGGCGATCGCGCGCTCCTCCGCCTCCTTAGGACGCGAGCCGAGGAAACCGGCATACCGCGGACCGGCGGGAGCCGGCGACCCGTCGATGGTCGCGGGGTCCTCCGCGTGCACGATGACCAGGCCGTCGAAGCCCGCGGCCTCGGCAAGGGCGGCCTTCAGGCCCGCCGCGTCGAGGTGCGGGAACTCGTCGACCCCCGAGTGCAGCAGGAAGCACTTGAAGCCGAAGACACCCGCCTCGTGCAGCGGGCGCAGGTCGGCGAGGTTGCCCGGGACGGCACCGCCCCAGAACCCCACGTCGACGAAGGCCTGGTCCCGGGCCACGGCCTGCTTGGCCCGCAGCGCCTCCACCGTCGTGGTCGGCGGGATGCTGTTGAGCGGCATGTCGACGATCGTCGTGACGCCGCCGGCCGCGGCGGCGCGGGTGGCGCTGGCGAAGCCCTCCCACTCGGTGCGGCCCGGCTCGTTGACGTGCACGTGGGTGTCGACCAGGCCTGGCAGCAGGACGAGCTCGCTGCCGAGGCGGACGGTTTCCCCACCGGTGAGGGTCGACCCGCCGCGTTCCACGGCGACGATCCGCCCGTCGGTGATCCCGACGGCTGCAGACCCCTCGCCCTCGGCGATGACCGCCCGCTCGGCGTGGACGACGACGTCACACCGCATGCCGTCAGCTCCCGCGGTAGGTCGAGTAGCCGAAGGGGTTGAGCAGCAGCGGCACGTGGTAGTGCTGGCCCTCGGCCACCGTGAACGCCACGACGACCTCGGGGTAGAACCCCTCCGTGCCCGCCGCTGCGAAGTAGGCGGCCGTGTCGAACCGCAACCGGTAGTCGCCCGGCTTGAGCCGCTCGGGCCCGATGGCCGCAACGCGGCCGTCGGCGTTGGTGACGCCCTCACCGAGGGGAGCCTGCGAGGCGAGTGCGAGGAGCTGGACCGGCACCCCCTCCGCCGGGCGGCCGCGGCTGGTGTCGAGCACGTGGGTGCTCAGCGTGCCCATCGTCAGACCACCTGCCTCAGCCGGAGCATCGCGATCTCCCGCAGCTGGGTGACCGTCTCGCCGCGCTCGGTGGCGTCGTCGTTCCGCATCCGTCGCTCGAGCTCACCGAGGATCTCATGCGCCGAGCGCCCCGCGGCCCTGATGAGGAAGACCCGGTCGAAACGCGCCTCGTAGGCCCGGTTGCCCTCCGCCAGTCGCAGGGTGACGTCGGGGTCGGACCCGTCGACGCCGGACTGCTCGCGCCGGGAGAAGGCCGCCTCGTGGCCAGGCTCGGTCGGCCGCTCCCCGATGCGCGGGTGCCGGCTGAGTGCGGCCTCGAGCTCGTCGTCGTCGAGCTGCGCGGCGGCCCGCTCGGCGCGGTCCCACAGCGATGCGTCATCGCTGTAGGGCCGGCCGGCGAGCACGTCGTCGACCCATCTGGGCACGGCCAGGCAGGTCTCGAGGCGAGCCCGGGCCTCGTCGTCGGGGAGGGCGTTGAACGCCTCCGCTGACGTGCTCACTCGATTCCCATGCGGCGGGCGCGGGCGCTGTGGATGGGGTTGGCGCCGGCGACGAGGTCGTCGAAGCGGTGCCCGGCGATCTTGGCGACCTCGATGAGGGCCGCCGCGTGCTCCTGTGTGGGGGAGTTCTCGAGGCGGTGCCAGCCATGACGCACGACCTGCTCGGAGGAGTCCTCGTCGCGGACACAGGCGATGAGCGGGAAGCCGAAGCGCTCGCGGTAGGCAGCGGTCAGCGTGGCGAGCTCGGCGTTCTCGTTCTCGGCGAGGTGGGTAAGGCCGAGCGAGGACTGGTCCCGCAGCGAGTCGGGGCCCTCCTCGCCCTGCGCCACCCGGGGCGAGCCCAGGTCGGGGTAGGACGCGATGAGCCGCTCCTGGTCCGCGTCGCTGCCGGAGAAGAGCGCCTCCTGGAACGCCCGTCGCAGGTCGTGGGTGTCCTCGAAGGGCCGCAGCCGGTAGGCCTGTTCGACCACCCAGTTCGGCCCCTGGAACAGACCGGAGAAGGTGCGCACGAACTCGTCGCGGTCCATGCCGTTGACCTGGTCGAGCCGCACCAGGTCGCCCGGCTGCCCGGCCACCGCCGGCCCGTAGCTCTTGCCGACGTGGTGGAACAGGGCATTGAGGCCGATGGCGGTGATGCTTCCGAGGGTGATGCCGCTGCCGAGGATGATCTGGGCCCAGTCCGGCACGGCCTTGGCCACGTCGGGCTGCGCGGTGACGAGCATGGCCAGGCCGATGCTGGTCGCCACGATGACGACGTTGCGGTGGTCGTGGAAGTCGACTCGCGACAGGGTCTGGAAGCCCACCACCGCGACCGTGGCGAACATGGCCAGGGCGGCGCCGCCGAGGACGGGGTGGGGTATGCCGGCGACGACCGCGCCCGCCTTGGGGATCAGGCCGATGAGGACCATGATCGCGCCGGCTGCTGCCACGACGTAGCGGCTCTTGACCTGGGTGAGCCGCACGAGGCCGACGTTCTCGGCGAAGCAGGTGTAGGGGAAGGAGTTGAAGACGCCACCGACGGTGGTGGCAAGGCCATCGGCGCGCAGGGCACGGGCGATGTCGTCCTTGCCGACCCGCTTCTCGACGATCTCACCGGTGGCGAACACGTCGCCGGTGGTCTCGACGGCGGTGATGAGCATGACGACGATCATCGAGATGATCGCGGCGACGGAGAACTTCGGCCAGCCGAAGTGGAACGGCGTGGTCACACCCACCCAGCCAGAGCTGGCGACGGCGTCGAAGTGCGCGTCGCCGAACGCCCAGGCGACGAGGGTGCCGATGACCAGGCCCGCGAGGACGGCGATCGTGGCCATGAAGCCCTTGAAGATGCGCTGGATCAGCACGATGAGGGCCAGGGTGCCCAGGGCGTAGGCGAGGTTCTTGCCGCTCGTCGGGTCGGACGTCGGCCCGGCGCCACCCGTGGCGTCCGCCGCGGCCACCGGCAGCAGCGCGATGCCGATGATGGTGATGACCGACCCGGTGACGACCGGCGGGAAGAAGCGGATGAGCCGGCTGAAGTACGGCGCGACGAGGAAGGTGAACAGGCCCGCCACGATCACGGCGCCGTAGATGACGAGAAGGCCGTCGGTGCCGCCGCCCGCGGCCGCGCCGATGGCGATCATCGGCGACACCGCCGTGAAGGTCACGCCCTGCAGCAGGGGCAGCTTCACACCGACCTTCCAGAACCCGACGGACTGGATGATGGAGGCGATGCCGCAGGTGAACAGGTCGGCGTTGATCAGGTGGATGAGCTCCTCGGTGCTCAGGCCGATGGAGTTCGCCAGCAGGATCGGCACGATGACCGCTCCGGCGTAGAAGGCCAGCACGTGCTGGAAGCCGTAGATGGCCAGTTTCGGCGCCGGCAGGACCTCGTCGACGGGATGCCTCACGCTGCGCTGTGGCGCGCGCCGGTCGGCGGGCTGTGCGGTCATGACTGACACCTCTTCCTGGCGGTGACCTGGCCTTCAGGTCGTTTCAGAGCGCTTGGTGGTTGAGCAGGGCGGCGCGGCAGCAGGGGGCCGCTCAGCAGAAGCCGGGGACGGCCAGCCAGGCGTCACCGGCCGGGGAGGCTCCCTCCCGGCACACGCTCGCCTCTATGAGGCCGTAAGGGCGGTCGGCGGCGTGGAAGACCTCGCCGCTGTTCTCGAGCCCGAAGGGCGAGAGGTCGACCAGGAAGTGGTGCTTGTTGGGTGCCGAGAACCTGATCTCCGCGACGTCCGGGTGTGCCTCGAGCACGGCGCGGCCCATCGCGTAGAGCGTCTCCTGCAGGGCGCGGCTGTAGGTCACCGCGAAGGTCGTGAGCAGGACCTGGCGGATGTCGTCGAAGGCCTTGTTCCAGTTGACTGCCGTGCCCTCGTAACGCCAGCGGGCCACGAGGGAGGTCGCGAGGATTCGGTCGTCGGCCTCGGCCAGGGTCGTGTAGCGGTCCTTGAGGAAGCCCTTGAACTCCGACCCGGTCGACTTCAGGACGACGAGGTCGCCCAGCCCGGAGACCACCCATGCCCTGCGCTCGTCGCCGCTGTCGTCGAGCGTGACCACGGTGGTGCGGACGTCCCCGCCGCGGCGGACGAAGGCGTGGTCGTGGCCTGCCCCGTCGACGCTGATCCGGTCCCAGGCGTACTCCTCGACCGAGATGCGCGCACCCGTGGCGGCCTCGGCAGCCTCGAGGAAGCGCTCCGCGAGCGCGAGGGCGTACTCCTCCGGGGAGGCCACCCCCTTCTCCTTGGCAAAGGCGAAGGCGGTGTTCTTCTGCGTGTCAGTGGGCAGGACCCGGCTCTGGTCGCCGTCGACGTGGGCGGCCGCGAAGTCCCCGCGCAGGGCGGTGGAGACGTTGAGATCCCTGATCTCGTGGCGCTGGCTGTCGCGGTAGACCCGGACGACCCGGCTCTCCGCCTTGCCGTACTGGTTTGGTCCGAGGACGATGCCCATGTATCCGTCGTGCTCCCTGGTCGTGGCGCCCGAGCTGGCCGGACGGGCTGCGGGAGCGGCGTGGCCGGCGGTGGTGCCCGGGTATGCCGCGGGGTCGGCGGCGACAGCGCCCGAGCCGACGGTGTCGACAGGTCGCAGAATCACCGTTGATTCCATGCACCGAGACACAGATTCCGCGGGACGGAATGGGTGCTGCAGCGCTACCGGGACACTAGGACGTGACCTGCATCACGTCAACAGTTTGTTGAAGGCCGCGGCAGCGGCCACTCAGGCGCGCGGCTCGCCTCCCCGGTTGAGGTAGTTGTAGACGGTGAAACGGGTGACCCCGAGCGCCTCCGCCACGGTCTCGGCGGACCGGCGCATCTCGAAGGCCCCGCGCTCCTCGAGCAGGCGGACGGCCCGCTGC
This Knoellia sp. p5-6-4 DNA region includes the following protein-coding sequences:
- a CDS encoding bifunctional allantoicase/(S)-ureidoglycine aminohydrolase; the protein is MTPRYYAPTGGLPGQTELTTDRAVFTEAYAVLPRGTMRDIVTSALPFWEKTRLWIIARPLSGFAETFSQYVVEVSPGGGSDRPEPDPAAEAVLFVVDGAVRLVLEGEVHEMRPGGYAFIPPGADWTLHNAGEAAARFHWIRKAYERVEGIEVPRAFVTEETAVDAAEMPGTEGRWTTQRFVDPLDVRHDMHVNIVNFEPGGVIPFPETHVMEHGLYVLEGKAVYLLNNDWVEVQEGDFMWLRAFCPQACYAGGPGRFRYLLYKDVNRHAKLGRQFP
- the allB gene encoding allantoinase AllB, whose protein sequence is MRCDVVVHAERAVIAEGEGSAAVGITDGRIVAVERGGSTLTGGETVRLGSELVLLPGLVDTHVHVNEPGRTEWEGFASATRAAAAGGVTTIVDMPLNSIPPTTTVEALRAKQAVARDQAFVDVGFWGGAVPGNLADLRPLHEAGVFGFKCFLLHSGVDEFPHLDAAGLKAALAEAAGFDGLVIVHAEDPATIDGSPAPAGPRYAGFLGSRPKEAEERAIAQVVEAARETGARAHVLHLSDADALPLIAAARAEGVRLSVETCPHYLTLTAEEIPDGATQFKCCPPIREAGNRDRLWQGLAEGTIEAVVSDHSPCTPELKRLDSGDFGAAWGGIASLQLGLPVVWTEARRRGHSLVDVVRWMAAGPARQAGLADRGRIAVGCQADLVVFAPDDEFIVDPARLLHRNPVSAYAGRTLTGTVRHTWLRGRPIDIDGEPRGRLLRRGRT
- the uraH gene encoding hydroxyisourate hydrolase, whose amino-acid sequence is MGTLSTHVLDTSRGRPAEGVPVQLLALASQAPLGEGVTNADGRVAAIGPERLKPGDYRLRFDTAAYFAAAGTEGFYPEVVVAFTVAEGQHYHVPLLLNPFGYSTYRGS
- the uraD gene encoding 2-oxo-4-hydroxy-4-carboxy-5-ureidoimidazoline decarboxylase — protein: MSTSAEAFNALPDDEARARLETCLAVPRWVDDVLAGRPYSDDASLWDRAERAAAQLDDDELEAALSRHPRIGERPTEPGHEAAFSRREQSGVDGSDPDVTLRLAEGNRAYEARFDRVFLIRAAGRSAHEILGELERRMRNDDATERGETVTQLREIAMLRLRQVV
- the uraD gene encoding 2-oxo-4-hydroxy-4-carboxy-5-ureidoimidazoline decarboxylase, translated to MTAQPADRRAPQRSVRHPVDEVLPAPKLAIYGFQHVLAFYAGAVIVPILLANSIGLSTEELIHLINADLFTCGIASIIQSVGFWKVGVKLPLLQGVTFTAVSPMIAIGAAAGGGTDGLLVIYGAVIVAGLFTFLVAPYFSRLIRFFPPVVTGSVITIIGIALLPVAAADATGGAGPTSDPTSGKNLAYALGTLALIVLIQRIFKGFMATIAVLAGLVIGTLVAWAFGDAHFDAVASSGWVGVTTPFHFGWPKFSVAAIISMIVVMLITAVETTGDVFATGEIVEKRVGKDDIARALRADGLATTVGGVFNSFPYTCFAENVGLVRLTQVKSRYVVAAAGAIMVLIGLIPKAGAVVAGIPHPVLGGAALAMFATVAVVGFQTLSRVDFHDHRNVVIVATSIGLAMLVTAQPDVAKAVPDWAQIILGSGITLGSITAIGLNALFHHVGKSYGPAVAGQPGDLVRLDQVNGMDRDEFVRTFSGLFQGPNWVVEQAYRLRPFEDTHDLRRAFQEALFSGSDADQERLIASYPDLGSPRVAQGEEGPDSLRDQSSLGLTHLAENENAELATLTAAYRERFGFPLIACVRDEDSSEQVVRHGWHRLENSPTQEHAAALIEVAKIAGHRFDDLVAGANPIHSARARRMGIE
- the pucL gene encoding factor-independent urate hydroxylase, which produces MGIVLGPNQYGKAESRVVRVYRDSQRHEIRDLNVSTALRGDFAAAHVDGDQSRVLPTDTQKNTAFAFAKEKGVASPEEYALALAERFLEAAEAATGARISVEEYAWDRISVDGAGHDHAFVRRGGDVRTTVVTLDDSGDERRAWVVSGLGDLVVLKSTGSEFKGFLKDRYTTLAEADDRILATSLVARWRYEGTAVNWNKAFDDIRQVLLTTFAVTYSRALQETLYAMGRAVLEAHPDVAEIRFSAPNKHHFLVDLSPFGLENSGEVFHAADRPYGLIEASVCREGASPAGDAWLAVPGFC